A region of the Cucurbita pepo subsp. pepo cultivar mu-cu-16 chromosome LG14, ASM280686v2, whole genome shotgun sequence genome:
CCTTGCGAACCAGAGCCTTGTAAGGGGATTTGGAGAGGTCGAGGTCGAGGTCCTTAGAGGCGAGGGCTCGAATTTTGGACTCGGTCATTTCGTCCATGTCGGAGGATTCGAGAATTCTGCGGACGGCTTCCTCGATTCTACGTTGGATTTCGGAATCCATATCCGAATTCTTCGATTACTTCTCCGTAGATTTCTGGTCGAGAGACTGAATTGAGCAGAAAAGTCGAAAGCCGAAGAAATTTTAGGTAAAGTTGCTGTTCTCAGCTAAATCTTTCTAATTGACACTCCGGTTcaggaaatatatatatatatatatataaaaagctGACATGTCCGATTTggcttttaaaatattggaaatTTCTCAACGatgtaaattaatatatacatacatacacatatatacatacacacacacacgcatatatatatatatatatatatatatatataattgttaattgaaaaaataagttaacttaataatcaaaattaagacGTAATTAGGTGAGATTTTTAATtgtaaagtttaaataattacaaattttagaGTAGAAACACAAAATCAACCCTAACTAAACAAAGAAAGTTTGAAGGGGAAAAATGACTCTTTtaactctaattttttttaaatttgacaaCATATAAAAACGTGTATTTGAAGCTCTAATACTTTGGTCATTGATATATGTTTTATGCTAAATTAAGCTCAAATTCACACATGATATAAGTTGAATATGAACCCTTTAATGGCTAATTCTAACCTATGAGGCTGGTAAGAACATTTGGAtcaaaatgaagcaaaatgaTAAATTAGAGACcgatttataaaagaaattgttaGATTGCAATTTTATAAATTCCAAAGGCGGTACACGAACATAAAGAATTTACCTTGAAAAAAAGGGAGTTTTGGCTTCAacctcactgctagcagatatattgtcctcttaaGGCATTCCCTTTCAGGTTTTTCctcaaatattgtcctcctttccctttcaagtttCTTGGCTTTTCTATTCAAGTTTTccctagggagaagttttcacacccttatgaagaatgttttgttctcctccccaatcgatatgagatctcacataccTCAACGAGCCGTGGCAGAGGCTTCAATCCTCCCTCCTTCGGATGTAATCTCGTCCATGCTTTGTCCACGCCGCTACAAATCCAGGACAACGCATGTATGTATGCCATTATAGGCCACCAACCAAAACCAGGGACTGTTGTATACTCCCCTCTCAATTTCTTCCCGTCCACAGGCCTTGCCTTACACCCTCTGTTTATAAGCAATGGAACAGAAAACAATCTCTTTCTAACCTATTCCCTCGGCACCAACATTATAATAACTTCAGCCAAGCAGAACTCAGATGATAACATTTAAGtgaaaattacttcaaaacaAACGTCCAGATTGATGGTTTGAAAAAAAACCCCAGATGTGGTTTAAAATGAACCTTTCAATTCCCTTTACACACTGAAACACACGGCCTTCAATAGGTACGAGCGAAAGAACTAAAGAAATGGAGAACATTCAACTCTGAATGGGGTGCCAGTGATTATCAATGCTGAGCCACATCTTCTCCTGTGCCGGCTTGTCCCTCAGCTAATTACACCAAAAGGATTTATTACGACCAGAGGGAGCCAGGATGAAAATCAAAGTGAAGTCATGGATAGATGAGGGGGTGTGGGAGTGGTAGCATACGATGAGGAGTGGAAGAATGGGGCTCGCTTGGGTGCAGGAACTGAGAGAAGCGCAGTTCCCATGTGTGTGTGAGCGGTGGACACGGGAAGATAGGGCAACACAACGAAGCCCATAGAATGGGCTTCAAATAGAATACAAAACTGTCGATATTtaagatgataattaatatcttattcACTACAAAACTATATCATCATGAAGAGCAGATGCTCAACCTTACTTCACTGAGATTGCAGAACAAAGAAAGTTTAAACACATTTGCATTAAAATTGTTCCAAAGTTCCTATTCCTTATCCTTCCTTTACAAAGAGTTACTGAACAAAGTGATGTACCTGTCAAGGTGAAGGAGTCAATTGATCATCTCAATAACAAGCCTTAAGAAATTCAAGTACAGACATTGGTGAGTTTTGTTATGACTCCTTCCATTGCCGGAAACGCATGCACAGCCATTTGAGCATTGGGCATGAATCAAGCTGCGGAAAAATACTTCTGAAGTGATTGAACTCTTGAAAGCTCtgaaccaacaaaaaaattagggaccaaaaaagaaaaaaaaaaaaaaaaaaaaaaaaattNAAAACGGGAGTAATGAACACAGATCAAGCAAAACTGAGGTTGGAAAAGTTAAAAATGGTGTTGTTTAAGAGTAATCGACAAgaaatctttcttttaaacCTTGCTTCTGCTACCAGACACCGCCCTATCTTTGTACCTCCTAGTATTGTATACTTTTTCCATTACTTCTCTTCTATCTTCTCTCAGTTACCCATGAACCATTTGTTGTTCCATCTCCCCAACAATGAGCATCACGGAGCTGTGATGATGCACCATGTACCATCGACCATTATGGAACTCATAGATGTTAGTCACATTGAATGGCCCTGTATCCATGTCAACGTAGGTTTTCATGCTAACCCAAGCCATGTCTGTAAGCACACGTGCCCGTACATCACGGACCTGAAAATTAATCCCTTGTTCCCAATTGAATGCAACCTGCCAACTTTGAATTACGGCATTATACCTGTTTGACAAAGAAAACCCAATCATTGTAAGTACTGGATTAACATATATAAACAGTCTTTCACAATCAAGTATTTTTGTTGATATAGCAACTTGACAAGTTCAATATTCAATTCCTTCAACATGGTTCAATCTAAAGGTAATAAGTGTTTTTGTTGATCGTTCCAGCACCCATCCACCCACCCCCAAATAAAAAGAACCGCAGAGGCAGAACGATAAAGCTCCACATACTTAGGCAAGTTAATTTATCGTCATATATCATCTATTCTAAATTGaagttataatattaatacaaATTCCTACTAAACTTGATATGACCCGAGCGAATTACAAGCAACATTCTTCAGTATCTCACTAATCATATAATGTAGTTACCCATGCACATGACCAAAAATCTTTCCCCTTAGAGAAGCGCTTTGGATACGGCCGGATTCAAAGAACAAAGTCTCCACAATGCAGCATTGGTCCACCACAACTAGTTGAGGGCCTTGTGGCAACCTAAGCACATGCTGCCCATGTTCCAGCATATAAAGGTGGCCTTTCCaaagtaaatgagaaatttgtGCAAAAATACGAGGAAGACCCTTTTATCCGAAATCTCATAAATTGCTCTATCAAGTGATAGTAGAGAGTAGAGACACAAGGTCTTCTGTATCGCCGGTCTCAACATAGTACATAAGTTACTATTCTCAAACGttcttatataaaaaaaacttaaaaatcaagaaattcaGATAATCCACAGCACCCATATGACAGCAATCATAAGCCTCATGTCACTTCTAAAAATCCCTTATATATCACCTTCTTCTCAGTAAAAAGGCttagaaaatgtaaatatCAGATGAGGAGACCAAAAAGTGTCTAAAATATGCAAATGCAGGAAATGTAACGTGTTTGATAATTTAGTTGGCCATATCAAGCAGCAGTCAGATATcatggtaaaaaaaacaagacaataaGGTAAATACCCGGAAAAGAATTCTCCTGAGGCATGAATACACTTCACATAATCTGCATTTAACCAAAAATGACTCATCGCTTGAAGAGACCTGTCTCTGATGATGTTATAGAATTGGgcattgatattcataattGTTCTTGTTGCAGCATAATATGCCTTCCACCCGTTAATTGGAGTTACAGTATCCTGTTCCAGTGTGAAGTCCTAAAAGATTTCATGGGAAATGTTGTCTTAGCCCCAGCGAATCCTAAATAGACTTAAGCATCTAGAACAACACACAAAAGTGGAGGGGAGCACAGAGATGGGTCTTGCCAATTCCAGAACTTCGGCCACAAGCCATCAATTGAAACGATTTCATTAGTTGAAAGATAAAGAGGTAATAAAGTCACTTCGTTCCCCTCCAGAATTACAAAAAGATGCTGATGACTATGGTAGCAAAAGTTTGAAACAAATAACACCATATTCCATTCGTGTTTCTTCCCCGGCACTCATCttacagaagaaaaataaattaccaTAACTCCATCAGTTCAGACAAAAACCGTACAAAAGAAGATTAAACCGAACTCGTACCTTGTGATAAAGCGCCTTCCAGGCACTATCATCATTCGCGGCTTTCCGCATCAAGGAATTAGTCATGGACAAACGACACAGGCTGGGATAATCCAAGTAACTAAGAGCGTGCGTAGTAATCTCCGGGACCAACTGCTCCATCATCGAAGCGCCCGTCTGCCGCTCCGTCACAACAACCGGCGCCTTCTCCAGCACTTCCACTGCACGGCCGTTCAAATAAGGCATACTCGTACTAGTCGAAGAAGTAATCTCAGCCCTGGGGTTCAAACCCCCAATAGCGACACCACCGTTAAGCGAACAGGTACAATTAAAATTCCTCGTACCCACGCCCTCCAATTGTACCGTTTTCGTCCTTCTAATGTAAGGAACAGAAACCAATCGAACGGCGGCGAAAAGAGcgagaagaaaacaaagaaaagtaaCAATCGCAGCTATAGGAAAAGGTTGGGACAACAAGGCAATGGTGGCAGCAGAGGCAATCTCCATTCAAACGACATGAAAGCCTCTATATGACGTTCAGCCTCACAGAACATGAAACCCTAAGAAATTTGTCGCGTCGCGTCGCGTTTCAGCGGAAGGTGTGTAAACGCGCCGTCGCCGTGAGAAGCTCAACTGTGCAATAGATGGTCAACCATGGAGTTTGGTACATGAAATGTGTAGGCCAACGCCGGAGATGAGTTTCAAGAAATGATCTCCGGTGACGGAATCGGAATTCTGTGGAATCGGAGAGGcggaaggaggaggaggaggtggaggTTTTGGGTTAGTGACCCGTGAATGGTATCGTAACAGACCCAAAGGGGGAAAATTTCCAACGTGTGAAACTTGTCTGTCAGTCAGTCTGTTTATCGAGGGGGTATTTTCGTAATTCCTCAactcattttattaaaaaatgtatttgattaatttcattaatttttatatggtatttgtttaattctttGGAGATAACTCAcatctattttttctttttgaaaattatgcttatttttaaaaaaattgattttttttttttttgaaaagtcttgtttactttttttaaagttcaactTTAG
Encoded here:
- the LOC111810907 gene encoding F-box protein SKIP8; protein product: MEIASAATIALLSQPFPIAAIVTFLCFLLALFAAVRLVSVPYIRRTKTVQLEGVGTRNFNCTCSLNGGVAIGGLNPRAEITSSTSTSMPYLNGRAVEVLEKAPVVVTERQTGASMMEQLVPEITTHALSYLDYPSLCRLSMTNSLMRKAANDDSAWKALYHKDFTLEQDTVTPINGWKAYYAATRTIMNINAQFYNIIRDRSLQAMSHFWLNADYVKCIHASGEFFSGYNAVIQSWQVAFNWEQGINFQVRDVRARVLTDMAWVSMKTYVDMDTGPFNVTNIYEFHNGRWYMVHHHSSVMLIVGEMEQQMVHG